The Carboxydocella sporoproducens DSM 16521 genome has a segment encoding these proteins:
- the ccsB gene encoding c-type cytochrome biogenesis protein CcsB: MSELSLYYLTIGFYLISSLCYLGYLLTKNDTIGKVATGTAFAGLLSNFAGLIMRTVTTGHPPFTNMYEYSSSFAFGVMLIYLFAEWKYDMRIAGAFVVPVAFVLEISTMMLGLPFEGSKELMPALQSNWLHAHVATAIIAYGAFAFSCGLAIMYLWKEKMEAVGSTSWFNRELPRAALLDELSYRFIAFGFPLMSLVIITGAVWAEFAWGRYWSWDPKETWSLITWLVYSAYLHARLTYGWKGRRAAWMAIIGFLTVLFTYFGVNILLPGLHSYSGA; the protein is encoded by the coding sequence GTGAGTGAGCTGTCTTTATATTATCTAACCATTGGTTTTTATCTGATTTCCTCCCTGTGTTACCTGGGATATTTATTGACTAAAAACGATACTATTGGTAAAGTGGCAACGGGTACTGCTTTTGCAGGTCTACTTTCTAATTTTGCCGGGCTGATCATGAGAACGGTAACCACCGGGCATCCACCTTTTACCAATATGTATGAGTATTCTTCTTCTTTTGCCTTTGGTGTAATGCTGATCTATCTCTTTGCTGAGTGGAAGTACGATATGCGCATCGCCGGGGCTTTCGTAGTTCCCGTAGCCTTTGTGCTGGAGATTTCCACCATGATGCTGGGTTTGCCTTTTGAAGGCAGCAAAGAATTGATGCCTGCTCTGCAAAGCAACTGGCTGCATGCCCATGTGGCTACTGCCATTATTGCCTATGGTGCCTTTGCTTTTTCCTGTGGTTTGGCCATTATGTACCTCTGGAAAGAAAAAATGGAGGCTGTGGGCAGCACCAGCTGGTTTAACCGGGAGTTGCCCAGGGCAGCTTTGCTGGATGAGCTTTCCTATCGCTTTATTGCCTTTGGTTTTCCTTTGATGTCCCTGGTCATCATCACCGGGGCAGTCTGGGCAGAGTTTGCCTGGGGTCGCTACTGGAGCTGGGACCCTAAAGAAACCTGGTCCTTGATTACCTGGTTGGTCTACTCTGCTTATTTGCATGCCCGTTTAACCTATGGCTGGAAAGGGCGCCGGGCAGCCTGGATGGCGATTATTGGCTTTTTAACTGTGCTGTTTACCTACTTCGGAGTTAATATCC